From Malaya genurostris strain Urasoe2022 chromosome 2, Malgen_1.1, whole genome shotgun sequence:
gtaagcccttcgagccaacacgaatgcctccgacccatttctgcgacggtggttccaagctcttctgcatagtttccttagtctagcaagttcagcattccaccaaggagttcctctagtagctcgcacaatccgaagtggacaagcctcttcatatgctgcaactatgagtgagtttgtctcgtcgacaacattttccaaatcaattggggtttcaattgttggttggtacccgtaaaatctagtcgccaagccctcttcatagaggtcccagtttgtagatttgggattacgatatgtgataatatcaaatttaacgtttgaatgatcaaagaatatgtacttatgatcagacaacgaaggttcgagctcatcggagacgagccaattcaccaactcatgcgcaattctatcagagcagagagttacgtccaaaacctcctctctaccagatctcgcaaaagttggacggtttcctgcattgactatgtgcaggtttgtactgctcacaaattccatcatatcagagcctctcgaattaatatctgtgctgccccaaatgatatggtgagcatttatgtcactgccgattacaagcggtaaatcacttttgcagcagtatgatacaacctttttgaagtcatcgcttggcgaaggttggttatgcggcaaatatgccgaacaatagacatatttcctgtctatgccatcagtagtcataccaactgtgacagcacaaatatcccgagttgtgagctccgatatgagagagacatcgagagcactatttgcaagtatgcatgctcgaggcatttcacgtggattagtcattccggtcttgttaaaggcaacaaagactgggtttaacaattttccaacgtagaagtttcccttttggaaatatggttcttgaaccaaagctaaagaagctttaccttcttgcagaagtctggatagattcatagttgctgtacgtttatgctggagattgatttgtgctactctaaccattatcaattaaagtaaggaacactccacctccagcacttaccgtacaacaactacaagaaaccaaatatattggcttataatcgcctatagcgaaccatgtaaggatttttttaaatgttttaatcatttaaatcccacgagttgcgaagaaagaagtcgtccactgtgccagagcttcgcttaacacagtaagggaaaatcccaagatattccgttcacgactgcattgtttaacctcctgcagccattcagccatcggcacggaaatacaccttgacttaggagttcctatttttgtggccttttacgacatggaacaggaaaccagtggatcaattcttggtaaaaaataattccgccggatggcacacggcttacctgtttggtggacttataccaccggtacaggtggaccgtagcgttattcttagccagttgggaaaccgctaccgacactacacggctatctaggctgctcagagagggaaattgacattgatggtcaacttccatggatggccgagcagccgaccctgctaaccctcagttggataaacgtatactgatggCGTTCgaccaaaagaaggaggtttcagttcgggatgtggccaaaaaagtgggcacttcgaagtcaaatgttcttcgtgctaaagaacgtttgaatcttcgaacctataagaagcagaaacaacacaaacgtagtccaaaacaagaagcatcgatcaggccgagagttcgaaagctgtacaatacgattcttgctggaaatttgaactacataatcatggacgacgaaacctacgtgaaactcgattacaaatcctctccgggaccacaatattatacggtgcgagaagggcaagtgttaaaccagtccgagcattcgattgaagtcgagaaatttggtaagaaagttatggtctggcaagcaacttgtagctgcggtaagatttcgaaacccttcatcaccactgcttcaatgaacagcgaaatatacatcaaggaatgtttacaaaaaccaaagaaccaaaaatttcggcttcaaaccaactgtatgcagatgacaatcgtgtcaccggggtggaaaaaagtttcctttaacacttagggaaatccgGGAAATCGTATgacaagtgttaaaattgttgttgttgttgaaatatttctgtaacaggcaggaggattttgttatcgttccggaacgaagtggaacgttttgaaagatcgcggtgaacagtcgagtaggtggcagtagtgttttcaacgtatagcaaatttgaaatttacacaggattttaaaaattttagttcgattctgtatatctgttatctgtgctatAATATTATGTTTTCCGATACAAATATGAGCCATGTCTGATGAAGGGGATAGGAATAATCGGTGTAGCGACATCATGAAGCCATTGTTGGTAGTCAGTGAAATAAACGTCCGTTGAATTTTAAACGACAAATTGTCAAAAATTTACTATACGATGTTATCTCAAAAGAGGTGAGGTCGAGCAGAATGTATTCGAATGAAACATATTATTAGTTTAAATTATTGAAACTAAATTACGATTCTGAGTACAAATGTTCTGCTATTATCCTAGTTCTGCATAAATCTAATGCAGCTCTGGAGAGAACGTGTGTTCAAAGTTACAAACCCGGATTCTGAAGCAAATGCGAAATAATATAAGATTAACACCTGTACTGCAAGGCTTGTCATATCGAAGtagaagaaataaataaatattacccTTATGCGAAGTGCAAAAACCATCGACTGTCGTTAGCATAAGCTATAACTATACAAGCATGGTGATAAGATAAACAACGATACATTCCCGTTCGAGTAGGTGTTGGTTTAGCATGCGCTATGGGACACTAGTCATACATTTGTTATCGCGGCTCTCCTACAGCAGAAGCTTGAGTTGGTCgtcataaaacaatattttgctgGTGACTGATTTAGTCCATCGAATAATACAATTCCTAGATGTCAGGTTTCAATACGCGTGATACGCTAGGACTGGCACAGCCAAAACATCGTCCTAGAAACCTGTTCGATGGGTTTTCTAATCGTAATGTGGCTCAGAAGAAGTATACTTGAGATAAAAGCGTGATAAACAATGCTCATTCTTGATCgtatttattttcagaacacgGCAACCACCGCAGGCTTCAAGGGTATCGAAGGTAGTGCTATATTATTGTTAGATTATTTAACTCTTTACTGACCATCATAATACTCATAGTCAGTCGCAGGATCTTCCGCCGGCATAAGTGTTCTAGAGCAGTACCAATATCTTCAGCTGCAACATGACACATTGATTGAAAAGTACACCACATTAAAACGTAATCATCAGGCTCTTGAGGAACATCACACTCATCTGAAGGTGGAAAACAGTGATCTTAAGAAAGCATACGAAGAGCTACAGGATAATTATCAAAATTTGCTGGACTCGCAGAAAAGTTTCAACACAGGCAAACTGCTGGTGTACTTGAAATTGAAACGTCGGACTGATAAGGAAACACTCGAAAAACGCAATATTATTCAGAGTAGGTATACGTTTGAGCGCTCCATCGGGAACTGAAATACCTTTTTCAGATGAAGCCTGCTTCAATACCTATTTGGAAACAGTAATAATGCACGATGCACCACGAATTCCCAAGATCATCGTCGAGTGCGTAACGATCGTAGAATCAAACGAAAAGTTCATGAAGTCATGTGGGTTGTACAGGGTATCCGGGAATCACAATACGATACAAA
This genomic window contains:
- the LOC131430378 gene encoding WW domain-containing protein tag-325-like, translated to MSGFNTRDTLGLAQPKHRPRNLFDGFSNRNVAQKKTRQPPQASRVSKSVAGSSAGISVLEQYQYLQLQHDTLIEKYTTLKRNHQALEEHHTHLKVENSDLKKAYEELQDNYQNLLDSQKSFNTGKLLVYLKLKRRTDKETLEKRNIIQNEACFNTYLETVIMHDAPRIPKIIVECVTIVESNEKFMKSCGLYRVSGNHNTIQNLRYDINADNYKKLRKQKTPHEVCGILKLFLRELKQPLVSLEQLRQVIPGPSDMIHNRVLKVLELVNSLDELRANTLRFLMKHLKRVADIEDNEMDTMSLGILMSSCIFNETLSDVCAERFEATSAVPRECVITMIECYENIFEK